Proteins from a single region of Sneathiella aquimaris:
- a CDS encoding putative quinol monooxygenase codes for MSDHVYWIIEANVRDGKLQELKTLMQEMSSATMEDEPGALNYEWSLSEDETICHIFERYASSDAAMIHMGNFGSKFAKQFMGVLKPFRCTLYGEPSDAVCDAMKPMGYVAMKSAAGFSR; via the coding sequence ATGTCAGATCATGTTTACTGGATTATTGAAGCGAATGTTCGCGATGGAAAATTACAAGAATTAAAGACCCTGATGCAGGAAATGTCATCTGCAACAATGGAAGATGAGCCTGGAGCGCTGAATTACGAATGGTCTCTTAGCGAAGACGAAACCATCTGCCATATTTTCGAACGATACGCTTCTTCCGATGCAGCCATGATCCATATGGGGAATTTTGGGTCAAAATTTGCGAAACAGTTTATGGGTGTCCTTAAACCGTTTCGATGCACGCTCTACGGTGAGCCCAGTGATGCGGTCTGCGACGCGATGAAGCCAATGGGATATGTTGCCATGAAATCGGCAGCAGGGTTTTCCCGCTAA